In a genomic window of Quercus lobata isolate SW786 chromosome 4, ValleyOak3.0 Primary Assembly, whole genome shotgun sequence:
- the LOC115988158 gene encoding zinc finger CCCH domain-containing protein 17-like, giving the protein MEIKTARRGPQGKESSVFDRLGAGRGGHLNNSSNKICKFWLSGRCLKNPCRFAHSETPDVTTIHRPRQTPYYPHSSNALVSNTWRRAPRISQNVQEKVVNHKSSENVPGKSESDLDDIKKKSPESVSESSSECSVVENDSNLENVVEEKPLEHVPKKTAEMVCEFWVQGTCVYGDQCPYLHSWFRGDKFKRLAELQGHNKAVSGIALPLRCNKLCSGSSDGTIRLWDCHTGQCANVINLGGEVGSVCSEGPWLFVGMPNVVKVWNTESGAEYRLNGPVGQVNALESVNDLLFAGVEDGVILAWKGTCESNLTFQLAATLKGHTHGITSLVVGGGNRLYSGSKDHTIRVWDHENWQCIMTLNGHDDVVKSLMCWDKYLFSGSLDCTIKVWASTDDGSLEVIYTHSEEQGILALSGMTDPDVKPILYCSCSDKSVHLYELPTFTDRGRLFAKQEVQTLQIGPGGLFFTGDQTGLLTVYTWLAD; this is encoded by the exons ATGGAGATTAAAACTGCAAGAAGAGGGCCACAGGGAAAAGAAAGTTCTGTTTTTGATCGATTAGGAGCAGGACGAGGAGGGCATTTAAACAACAGCAGCAACAAGATATGCAAATTTTGGCTCAGTGGTAGATGCCTTAAAAACCCATGTAGGTTTGCCCATTCAGAAACACCTGATGTGACCACCATTCACCGTCCCAGGCAGACTCCTTACTACCCTCACTCCAGCAACGCTTTAGTTTCGAATACTTGGCGAAGGGCTCCTAGGATTTCACAAAATGTTCAGGAGAAGGTTGTTAACCACAAGTCTTCCGAAAATGTTCCTGGGAAGTCTGAATCAGACTTGGATGATATTAAAAAGAAGTCGCCAGAAAGCGTTTCTGAGAGTTCTTCAGAATGTTCTGTTGTTGAAAATGATTCTAATCTGGAGAATGTGGTTGAAGAAAAGCCTCTGGAGCATGTTCCCAAGAAAACCGCAGAAATGGTTTGTGAGTTCTGGGTGCAAGGGACGTGTGTCTATGGTGATCAGTGCCCTTACCTACACTCATGGTTTCGTGGGGATAAGTTCAAAAGGTTGGCAGAGCTTCAAGGGCACAACAAG GCAGTCAGCGGAATTGCACTTCCTCTAAGATGCAACAAGCTTTGTTCAGGTAGCAGTGACGGAACAATTCGGCTTTGGGACTGCCATACTGGTCAATGTGCTAATGTGATTAACCTTGGTGGCGAAGTTGGATCTGTTTGTAGTGAAGGCCCATGGCTCTTTGTTGGCATGCCAAATGTTGTGAAG GTGTGGAATACTGAATCAGGTGCTGAATACAGACTCAATGGACCTGTTGGGCAAGTCAATGCATTGGAATCTGTTAATGATTTGCTTTTTGCTGGGGTAGAG GACGGTGTTATTTTGGCATGGAAAGGCACTTGCGAAAGTAATCTTACATTTCAACTTGCTGCAACCCTTAAAGGCCACACACATGGTATAACATCTTTAGTTGTTGGAGGAGGCAACAGGCTGTACTCAGgttccaaggaccatacaataagG gTTTGGGATCATGAAAATTGGCAGTGTATTATGACACTGAATGGGCATGATGATGTTGTGAAGTCTCTCATGTGCTGGGATAAGTATTTGTTCTCTGGTTCATTGGATTGCACAATAAAAGTTTGGGCTTCTACTGATGATGGCAGCTTGGAAGTAATCTATACTCACAGTGAAGAACAA GGTATCCTTGCACTTTCTGGGATGACTGATCCGGATGTTAAACCAATCTTGTATTGCTCTTGTAGTGATAAATCTGTCCACCTCTATGAACTGCCAAC attCACTGACAGGGGCAGATTATTTGCAAAACAAGAAGTCCAGACTCTTCAAATAGGTCCTGGGGGCCTCTTTTTTACTGGGGATCAGACTGGTTTGCTGACAGTGTATACATGGCTAGCAGACTAA